The Deferribacterota bacterium genome segment GAATGATAGACATGGTTATGAAGAAGCTCTAAAGGCTTTTGAAGAAAGTAGAAGAAATCTTAAATTAGATTATATAGACTTATATTTAATTCATTGGCCTTGTGGTGGAAAGCTATTGGAGACATGGAAGGCTTTGGAGAAGCTATACGATGAGGGAGTTGTTAAAGCAATAGGAGTAAGTAATTATTTAGAACATCACTTAGATGAAATATTAACCAAAGCCAATATACCCCCTGCTGTTAACCAGGTTGAGTTTCATCCTTATTTTTGGCAGGAGTCTCTATACTATTATTGCAATAATAATGATATCGTTATTGAGGCATGGGCTCCTTTAGCCCGTGGTAATGTATTAAATGATAGGATAATTGTTGAGATAGCCTCTAAACATAACAAAAAAACTTCTCAAGTTGTTTTGCGGTGGCAGTTACAGAAAAACATTGTCACAATACCAAAATCTGTAAATCCAGAAAGGATTAAAGAAAACGCTGAAATATTTGATTTTGAATTAGATGATGAAGATATGTTAAGGATTGATAATTTGAATGAAGGAGAAAAGGGCCGAATTGGTTCTTATCCTAAATAAATTAGATTAATAATTTTTATAGGTTTTTAAGTAGATGAAAATAGCTATTACTTTAGGGGATCCATCAGGCATAGGGGCTGAAATAGTTTTAAAGGCTATTGCTCAGTTAAAGTTTAATAGGGATATTGATATTATAATTTTTGGTTCCGCTGATATATTAACTTACTATATAAAAAAAACTAACCTCATAATGCCTTTGAATATCATGGGTTCTTTAAAAGAGAAAATTTTAAAGGATAAAATTAACTGTTTCCATATTGAAGGGATTGCTGAAATGGATATAACCCCTGGTGTATTATCCCCAGCTACAGGTAAGGCATCTTACAACTATTTAATTGCAGCTATTAAAGCGGCTCTTGCAAGAGATATAGATGCTATAGTTACATGCCCTATCAGTAAAGAAGCTCTAAATCTGGCAGGTTATAATTATAAAGGTCATACTGAGATATTAGCTGAATTAACAAATACGAAAGACTATGCAATGGCTCTTATTTCTGATGACTTAAGGATAGTGCATGTAACCTCACACATCCCTTTAAAAGAGGTACCTAGATTTATAACAAGAAAAAATATATATAAATATATAAATTTAGCTCTAGATTGTATAAAAAGTTTGGGTTTGAAAAATCCAAAAATTGCTGTAAGTGGTCTAAATCCACATGCTGGTGAATCAACAATACTTGGAATGGAAGAGAAAAATGAAATTATTCCTGCTATTAATGATGCAGTAAATAATGGCATCAATATTGTAGGTCCTTTCCCACCTGATACTATTTTTTATAGAGCATTAAAGGGTGAATTTGATATTGTTGTAGCAATGTATCATGATCAAGGTCATATACCAATGAAGCTTGTTCATTTTGAAGATTCAGTTAATTATACTGTGGGTTTACCAATAATTAGAACATCAGTAGATCATGGCACAGCTTTTGATATAGCAGGAAAGAATATAGCAAGTCCAAATAGCCTTTTAAAGGCTATTGAGTATGCAGCCTTAATATATAGAGTTAAAAATGAAATTTTATAAATTATTTGTTTTATAAAACAATAGGTGAAAATTATGAAAATATTAAAATATTTTGGAATAAGCTTATTAATACTTTTAATATGTATTGTCCTATTAATTGTTGGTTTTGTCTATTTCTTTGATCTATCAAAATATAGGGATAGTATTGAATCTAAGTTGAGTGAAACGTTACACAGGAAAGTAGAGATAGAAGGGGATCTATCATTATCTTTCTATCCACTTTTTTCTTTTAATATAGAGGATTTAAGTATTTATAATCCTAAAAGCTTTGAAAATGATATATTTGCATCACTAGGAAGGATAAATTTATCACTTAATATAGTAAGGCTTTTAAAAGACAGAGAGATTGTAGTAAAAAGCCTTTTAATAGAGAGTCCGGAAATAAAATTAGCTGTTTTAAAAGATGGTAGTAATAATTGGAGTGATTTAAGTAAAAACTTAACTGCAGGTGATAGCAAACAAAAAGAAGAGACCAAAAAATCTAAAGAAGAAGAAAGTATTGATATCACTAGTTTTTCGATTGATACGATTAAACTAAGTAATGGTACTATTATGTATAATGATTATAAAAATGATACGAGGTATGCTGCAAAAATAAAAGATTTAAATATTTATGATTTTGGTGTTAATAAAAAGATGCATTATACATCAAATATTAATACTGAATTTAATGAAAATAAATTAAATTTATTATTAGAAGGAGAGATTTTTAAAAAAGATAATCTAATAAATTTAACAAATAATAGATTGACCTTTAAAGATATACAAGTAGGTGGCAATGATTTTGATGACGTTAATATTTCATTTGACGGTAATATTAATATTAAAGAACCCCTTATTAAATTAGATAATATAGATATTAAGTATGAAGATGTTACTATAAAAGCTGATTTAAATGTAGAGAGTTCTGAAAAAACTTATACAGCAATCTCAAATATTGATATTAAAGGCAGCTTTAAAGAGAAGTCCTTTAATATAAAGGGAAAAATAAATTATAAAGGTAATTTGGCAAGTATTTCAGGACTAAATATTAATCTTTTGAATACAACTGCAACAGGTTCTGCAGAGCTTTTATTAGCTGATCAAGTTAGCCTAAATTATAAACTTAATATAAATAAATTAGATTTAAATAAGCTTAAGAAAGCTTTACAATTAGAAGACAAAAAGAAGGATGAGAAAGAGACAAAAAAACCTCTAGAGGTAAACAACTATAGAGAGAGTTTTGCTAAACTGCAAGGGATAAATTTAGATAAAATTAATATAAATGGCAGTCTTAATATAGATAAACTTTTATTTAATAATCTTGATATAAATAATATATTTAATAAAACTATCTTAGATAAAGGGAAATTTAGAGATGAGCTTTCGTTTTCATTAAATAATATAGAGCATAATCTAAGCATTGATTTATATAAAAAGGATAGCAAGTTATATAATCTAGACGTTAATATTGATGCGGAAAATTTAAATATAAGTCAATTTTTTAACAAAGATTTATACAATGTAAGATTCTTACAAAAGCCAAGTTTATTATTAAAATTTAGTGCTAATAAAGAAAGCATTAATATAAATAAATTATTATTTCAAGGAAGGGTCAATAATAAATATCCATTTTTAGCTAATCTGAATGGCTCGCTAAATATAAAAGACAAAAGTATTGATATAGCTGTCAGCAATTTAAAATTCAATAGATCTAATTTAAGTGGTTTTCTTAATACCAAAATAGATTCAGTTTTTAATGACTTGAGGGGTCATGTAGAAACATTAGTTGACGTTAATGATATAGCCTTTTTTATGGGTTCAGATACAGATGCGATAGAGAAAAGGGGCATAAGGGATATATCCTTTGAAGGTGATTATAAATTAAACCTTTTAAAGAAGTCTTTAGACTTAGATAAACTAGATATAAATTTTAAGAATTCAAAAATTAAAGGCAGTTTATTTACAGAGTTTAATAACAATAATTGTATGATCAAAAGCTCTATTAACTCTAATTTAATAAATCTAGATGATTTTATGGCTTTATATAGTATTTTTAAAAAAGAGGATGTCAAAGGTAATTTATCTAGTGAAAAAAAGGTCACTAATAATAAAGAAGTGGGCACTCTCCAATTATGTAAAAAGAATAAAATAACCTTAGAGGCTAATATTGATAAACTAATATTAAAAGATTTGGTGTTAAATAGTGTTTCCGTAGATGGAGATGGTGAAGAAAATAAATATAGTTTTAATTTAGAGTCACAGCTTTATAACGGTTTATTGGAAAGTAAGCTTAATATTGATACAGGAAATAGCATGCCCTATTTCACGCTTAAGGGTTCTGCAAGTAGTGTAAATATTGATCCACTATTGATAGATTTATTTGAAGATTCATTTCTTACAGGTAGTGCTAATATGGATATTACATTAAATACTAAAGGAATGGATACTGATAGCATGTTAAAATATGCAAAAGGCGATATAAGATTAAATGTTGTAAATGGTATGATCAAAGGTATTAATATTGGTTTAATTGTTAGGAATATCTTTAGTTTAATTGAAAGAGAAAGGCTAACATTAAATAAAGATGTTCAAGACTTTGCTGAAATGAATGCTCATTTAAATATAAATGATGGTAAAATTACTAATAATAACTTGTTAATACATTCACCTTTTTTTAATATAAAAGGGGATGGTTATTTAGATATTCTTAAAAAATATATAGATTATACAATATACCTTAGCTTGTTACGACCTGCTTTTGAAAAAACTGTTGATAATAGAACTTCCCAGCATGATAATATAAAAGAAGATGTAATATATGAAGCTATAACTGAAAAACCTATACCAATAAGATATAGAGGACCCTTGTTTAACCCTAAAGAAGAGATTGACTACAAAGCTTTTGTTAAGAAAAATTTAGGTGATATAATTAAGAAAAACCTAGCCCCTGTAAAAGAAAAGGTAGATAAGTTTTTAAGAGACCTTTTCTAAATTTTTAAGTTTTAAAAATATATAGTAATGTATGGTTAGTTGTAATTTTTTATTGAAATTTTACAAAAATATGATAAAAGGTTTAACTTACTATGAGTAAAATAGCTGAAAACGAAAGAATTGTTGTAACAGGGATGTCAGCTATAACCCCAATAGGTCTTACTTTGGAAGATAGTTGGCATAATTTGTGTAATGGTGTATCAGGTATTTCTAAGATAGATGTATTTGATACGGAAAATCTTAAAAATAAGATAGCTGGCCTTGTAAAAGGTTTTGATAGTAAAAAGCTCTTTGATAGGAAATTTATAAGAAGAACTGATAGAATGCATCAGTTTTTTATGACAGCAGCTGATGCATGCTTAAAAGATAGCTCCTTTGTAGTTGATTTTGGTAAGCGTTTTAACTATTCGGTGGTTGGAACAAGCTGTTTGGGTGGTTATAGATTATTTGAAAACAATTGTATAAATTATTATAAAAACTTTAACCCAAACAAGGTTTCACCTTTTCTTATATTAAACCTAGCATCTAATGTTATTGCTGGGGATGTTGCTAAAAAGTATTCATTAATGGGACCACAACACTTCTTACAGGAGGCTTGCGCTTCCGGTACAAAAGCACTTGGCTTGGCCTATCAATTGATAAAATATAACGAAATTGATGGAGCCCTTGTTGTTGGCTCAGAGGCGGGTATAACACCTACTATTATGGCTGCATTAGGCAATTTGACTGCTTTAGCTGACTCAAAATGGAATGATGAACCGGAGAAAGCAAGTAGGCCTTTTGACAAGGAGAGGTCAGGTTTTGTGATTTCTGAGGGAGCTGGGGCAATTTTTGTTGAAAGACTTAGTTCTGCTTTAAATAGGAATGCAAGGATATATGCGGAGGTTTCAGGGTTTGGCGCTACAACTGATTCATCACATTCTATAGCACCTAATCCAGATGGCATTGCCATTGTTGAATGTATAGAGAGAGCCTTAAGGGATGCTAAAGTTAGCGAAAAAGATGTCGATTATATTAATGCACATGGAACTTCAACAAAGATAAATGATTTGGTTGAAACACAGGCTATAAAGAAAATATTTAAGGATTATGCATATAAAATACCTATATCATCAAATAAGTCAATGATTGGACATTTATTAGGGGCTTCGGGGTTAGTTGAGGCAATTTTTACTATTAAAACAATTGTTGAAGGCATTATCCCTCCCACAATTAATTTAGAAAATCAAGATCCAGAGTGTGATTTAGATTATGTTCCATTAGTTGCCCGAAAAAAAGAGGTTAATGTGGCGCTTTCCAATTCTTTTGGTTTTGGTGGTGTCAATGGGTCAATAGTATTAAAGAAATATAACGAGATTTAAAATGCATAATAATCGATATACCTACGATATCAGTAAATTTAAAAATTTATTTGAGAGAAATTTTATCTATATTAAAGCTTTTGAGAGAAGTGTATTTAAATATCCAGAAAAAATTGCCCTTATTGATGCAAATAAAGACATCTATTACACATATAGAGAGCTAAACAATGAGGTTAATAAGCTTGCTAATGCTATGAAAAGATGGGGGGCAAGTTTTAATGATGTAATTGTTTATATGCTTATGAATTGCCCAGAGTTTGCTTTTATATATTTGGCCGCTCAAAAGATAAGTTGTGTAAATAGCCCTATTAATTTTAGGTTTTCGCCAGGTGAGCTAGCCTATGTGTTAAATGATAGTAAACCTATATTTTTGTTTATTGATTATACCTTAAAAGATACAGCATATAAAGCTTTAAGTGAGTCAGCTTACAAACCAAAATTGATAGTAGTTGTTGATTGCAAAAAGGATGAAAAACTTGAGAGACCCTTTATCTCCTATGAAGAATTTGTAGATGGGGCATCAATAGAGGAACCTAAAAATCAGAGGCAATTTGATGCATATAGTGAAGTAACGAGATTGTATACCTCTGGTACAACTGGTATGCCAAAAGGTGTCATCTTTAACAATATAAATGAGGTTTTATCAGCCCAGTCTGTTATTATGTGCTTGAAAAATAATTTTAATGATGTGCATTTAAATATTTCTCCGTGGTTTCATAGGGGTGGGCTTTACCTATCAGGACCGATACCACCCTTTTATATTGGAGCTACAATTGTGTCAATGAAGTATTTTCACCCTAGAAGTACCCTTGACTACATTGAAAAGTATAGGGTTACCCAGATTGTTGCTGTTCCTTCAATGTATGTTGCCTTATTAAATGAACAAAAGAAATTAAAGAAGGATGTTTCCTCCGTTAATGTTATATTAACTATGGGAGCTCCACTAGAAAGGGATTTATGCTTGGAACTAATAGATGTATTTACTAATAAAATATATAATGCTTGTGGAACAACAGAGACATTACTTAACGAATTATTAACACCTGAAGATTTACCAGCAAGGGCAGGACAAACTGGTAGAGCTGCAATGGATGATGATGTAAGGGTTGTAAAAGTTTGTAAGGATAAATTGGCAGATCCAGACGAATTAGTTGCAAAAGACAGTAAAGAAGTAGGCGAGATTGTTGTCAATACGCTAAAGGGTAGTCTTTGTTATTTTAATAATGAGGAAGAGGAAAGAAAGAGGGTTAAAGGGGATTGGTTCTACACAGGAGACTTGGCTGTTTGGGATAAAGATGGCTATATTACAATAAAATCAAGAAAAGATGATATGATAATAGTAGGCGGAAACAATATATATCCTGCCCATATTGAGGAGATTATAAATAGGCATCCTCTAGTTGAAGATGTGGCAATAGTTGGGGCACCCGACAAAAAGAGGGGTCAAATTATAGTCGCTTATGTAGTTAAAAAAGATGATTCTCTTGATG includes the following:
- a CDS encoding aldo/keto reductase, coding for MVNPTKSRLTLNNNVKMPRLGLGVYKAKEGGEVERAVEYALSVGYRLIDTAYIYFNESGVGTAVNNSKIPREELFITTKLWNDRHGYEEALKAFEESRRNLKLDYIDLYLIHWPCGGKLLETWKALEKLYDEGVVKAIGVSNYLEHHLDEILTKANIPPAVNQVEFHPYFWQESLYYYCNNNDIVIEAWAPLARGNVLNDRIIVEIASKHNKKTSQVVLRWQLQKNIVTIPKSVNPERIKENAEIFDFELDDEDMLRIDNLNEGEKGRIGSYPK
- the pdxA gene encoding 4-hydroxythreonine-4-phosphate dehydrogenase PdxA, with translation MKIAITLGDPSGIGAEIVLKAIAQLKFNRDIDIIIFGSADILTYYIKKTNLIMPLNIMGSLKEKILKDKINCFHIEGIAEMDITPGVLSPATGKASYNYLIAAIKAALARDIDAIVTCPISKEALNLAGYNYKGHTEILAELTNTKDYAMALISDDLRIVHVTSHIPLKEVPRFITRKNIYKYINLALDCIKSLGLKNPKIAVSGLNPHAGESTILGMEEKNEIIPAINDAVNNGINIVGPFPPDTIFYRALKGEFDIVVAMYHDQGHIPMKLVHFEDSVNYTVGLPIIRTSVDHGTAFDIAGKNIASPNSLLKAIEYAALIYRVKNEIL
- a CDS encoding AsmA family protein — encoded protein: MKILKYFGISLLILLICIVLLIVGFVYFFDLSKYRDSIESKLSETLHRKVEIEGDLSLSFYPLFSFNIEDLSIYNPKSFENDIFASLGRINLSLNIVRLLKDREIVVKSLLIESPEIKLAVLKDGSNNWSDLSKNLTAGDSKQKEETKKSKEEESIDITSFSIDTIKLSNGTIMYNDYKNDTRYAAKIKDLNIYDFGVNKKMHYTSNINTEFNENKLNLLLEGEIFKKDNLINLTNNRLTFKDIQVGGNDFDDVNISFDGNINIKEPLIKLDNIDIKYEDVTIKADLNVESSEKTYTAISNIDIKGSFKEKSFNIKGKINYKGNLASISGLNINLLNTTATGSAELLLADQVSLNYKLNINKLDLNKLKKALQLEDKKKDEKETKKPLEVNNYRESFAKLQGINLDKININGSLNIDKLLFNNLDINNIFNKTILDKGKFRDELSFSLNNIEHNLSIDLYKKDSKLYNLDVNIDAENLNISQFFNKDLYNVRFLQKPSLLLKFSANKESININKLLFQGRVNNKYPFLANLNGSLNIKDKSIDIAVSNLKFNRSNLSGFLNTKIDSVFNDLRGHVETLVDVNDIAFFMGSDTDAIEKRGIRDISFEGDYKLNLLKKSLDLDKLDINFKNSKIKGSLFTEFNNNNCMIKSSINSNLINLDDFMALYSIFKKEDVKGNLSSEKKVTNNKEVGTLQLCKKNKITLEANIDKLILKDLVLNSVSVDGDGEENKYSFNLESQLYNGLLESKLNIDTGNSMPYFTLKGSASSVNIDPLLIDLFEDSFLTGSANMDITLNTKGMDTDSMLKYAKGDIRLNVVNGMIKGINIGLIVRNIFSLIERERLTLNKDVQDFAEMNAHLNINDGKITNNNLLIHSPFFNIKGDGYLDILKKYIDYTIYLSLLRPAFEKTVDNRTSQHDNIKEDVIYEAITEKPIPIRYRGPLFNPKEEIDYKAFVKKNLGDIIKKNLAPVKEKVDKFLRDLF
- a CDS encoding beta-ketoacyl-ACP synthase II, which encodes MSKIAENERIVVTGMSAITPIGLTLEDSWHNLCNGVSGISKIDVFDTENLKNKIAGLVKGFDSKKLFDRKFIRRTDRMHQFFMTAADACLKDSSFVVDFGKRFNYSVVGTSCLGGYRLFENNCINYYKNFNPNKVSPFLILNLASNVIAGDVAKKYSLMGPQHFLQEACASGTKALGLAYQLIKYNEIDGALVVGSEAGITPTIMAALGNLTALADSKWNDEPEKASRPFDKERSGFVISEGAGAIFVERLSSALNRNARIYAEVSGFGATTDSSHSIAPNPDGIAIVECIERALRDAKVSEKDVDYINAHGTSTKINDLVETQAIKKIFKDYAYKIPISSNKSMIGHLLGASGLVEAIFTIKTIVEGIIPPTINLENQDPECDLDYVPLVARKKEVNVALSNSFGFGGVNGSIVLKKYNEI
- a CDS encoding AMP-binding protein, with product MHNNRYTYDISKFKNLFERNFIYIKAFERSVFKYPEKIALIDANKDIYYTYRELNNEVNKLANAMKRWGASFNDVIVYMLMNCPEFAFIYLAAQKISCVNSPINFRFSPGELAYVLNDSKPIFLFIDYTLKDTAYKALSESAYKPKLIVVVDCKKDEKLERPFISYEEFVDGASIEEPKNQRQFDAYSEVTRLYTSGTTGMPKGVIFNNINEVLSAQSVIMCLKNNFNDVHLNISPWFHRGGLYLSGPIPPFYIGATIVSMKYFHPRSTLDYIEKYRVTQIVAVPSMYVALLNEQKKLKKDVSSVNVILTMGAPLERDLCLELIDVFTNKIYNACGTTETLLNELLTPEDLPARAGQTGRAAMDDDVRVVKVCKDKLADPDELVAKDSKEVGEIVVNTLKGSLCYFNNEEEERKRVKGDWFYTGDLAVWDKDGYITIKSRKDDMIIVGGNNIYPAHIEEIINRHPLVEDVAIVGAPDKKRGQIIVAYVVKKDDSLDEKELRLYVNSSTLLSPQERPRYYIFVKELPRTATGKKQHYKLRAALKNDLKDISD